One Aethina tumida isolate Nest 87 chromosome 5, icAetTumi1.1, whole genome shotgun sequence genomic window carries:
- the LOC109604282 gene encoding 26S proteasome regulatory subunit 6A-B-like — translation MANLEDKSLWEGENSGDAVFDWSTKRIVKETHQMFKEIKAMKSEIINIRHDLVALKDLLEENHEKIKYNSKLPHLVAHVVELLDLVDELQDGVQMGDDPEEKGKGAIIKTSTRQTYFLPTIGLVDENDLKPGDLVTVNKDSHLIMEKLVIDYDPRVKCMEVVEKPIVQYTDIGGLDKQIQELMEAVVLPITHKDKFIKIGIKAPKGCLLYGPPGTGKTLLAKACAAQTNSTFLKLAGPQLVQVYVGEGAKIIRNAFAYAKTKAPTIIFIDELDAIGTKRFTGTKAGDREVQRTMLELLNQLDGFSVCEDVKVIAATNRVDILDPALLRSGRLDRKIEFPHPTEEGRARIMQIHSRKMTVEKNVDFNELARSTNDFNGAQCKAVCIEAGMLALKRNDTIIKHQDYIDAVIEVKGKKKHNFHYFA, via the exons ATGGCAAATTTAGAAGACAAATCTTTGTGGGAGGGTGAAAATTCGGGCGACGCCGTATTCGATTGGTCCACCAAGAGGATCGTAAAAGAAACTCACCAAATGTTCAAGGAAATAAAGGCGATGAAGTCCGAAATCATAAATATCAGACACGATCTCGTGGCGTTGAAAGACCTGTTGGAGGAGAACcacgaaaaaattaaatacaactcGAAATTACCGCATTTGGTGGCCCACGTGGTGGAACTGTTGGACCTCGTCGACGAACTACAGGACGGCGTTCAGATGGGTGACGATCCTGAGGAAAAAGGTAAAGGTGCCATTATAAAAACCTCAACCCGACAGACCTACTTCCTACCCACAATTGGTCTGGTCGACGAAAATGATTTGAAGCCAGGTGACTTGGTCACTGTGAACAAGGACTCGCACCTCATTATGGAAAAGTTGGTAATAGATTATGATCCCAGGGTAAAGTGTATGGAAGTAGTCGAGAAACCCATTGTCCAATACACAGACATCGGTGGCTTGGATAAGCAAATCCAAGAATTAATGGAGGCAGTTGTTCTTCCCATCACCCACAAGGATAAGTTCATTAAAATAGGAATAAAAGCACCCAAGGGATGCCTGTTGTATGGTCCTCCTGGTACTGGCAAAACTTTGTTGGCCAAAGCTTGTGCCGCACAGACAAATTCAACATTCTTAAAACTAGCTGGTCCACAATTGGTCCAAGTTTATGTTGGTGAAGGAGCCAAGATTATTAGAAATGCGTTTGCTTATGCAAAAACAAAGGCACCAactattattttcattgatgAATTGGATGCTATTGGCACAAAGAGGTTCACTGGCACAAAGGCAGGAGATCGTGAAGTACAACGCACTATGTTGGAATTGTTAAATCAGCTAGATGGATTCTCTGTTTGTGAAGACGTTAAAGTTATCGCCGCCACAAATCGTGTGGATATTTTGGATCCAGCCTTGTTGAGATCTGGACGTTTGGAtaggaaaattgaatttccaCATCCAACTGAAGAAGGAAG GGCAAGAATAATGCAAATTCATTCCAGAAAGATGACAGTGGAGAAAAATGTTGACTTTAATGAACTAGCGAGGTCCACCAATGACTTCAATGGGGCCCAATGCAAGGCTGTCTGCATTGAAGCTGGGATGTTAGCTTTAAAAAGAAATGACactattattaaacatcaggATTATATAGATGCTGTAATTGAAGTGAAAGGGAAGaagaaacataattttcattattttgctTAG
- the LOC109604281 gene encoding WD repeat and HMG-box DNA-binding protein 1, with protein MSMTHEPLRYAHDEGHTDVCYTEDGKKFITCGSDGDIRIWSTADNEDPVHNCIGEWALSVRQKGDKLYVATGNNDIQILTLPDGERDGVLDRFTAPINHIAISKDGKLIALAAEEMQVKLINIANDSKEVSTLDGMEGPCLSVAISPDSKYIVASSGDKKLRIWKTETLKVVKEIDCFPKVNSFANAKVLCRIDFEPVKGNVLAYPLENSVVLIDMNDFSQITMLSCEEVSSFYSLVQYSPCGKYIMATSEEGDFVMFEVETEVVSNISKHPKSIAITGLMWNPTGNGELVYTDVEGQLGIIKDCIEQNNSHEKGEQMEGVENGFSEDVDFGDVQFEDDDEDNENAISVEKLKKEIMGETEPELANLNEDSSSAPTPRPRTPEVPLQPPFMPSSTPEHLDPRYMCWNNVGVIRSYGLNADDESASKSIEVEFHDSTFHNSMMMQNYQEYTMGSVSTSALAVANSSQINVIPLNASTKEWMLRMEDNEEIVLIATSENLVCFGMANYLIRACSIYGTQRGVISIPGPLVSMAGFKNLLLVAYHCGGVRKDDQCINIKIIKFEGTSVDSRDIGSALGPGATLQWLGFSDMGTPAMMDSLGMLSMFPPSCNIWIPYCDTTRHRNALSDGFFVTAIFESYQAVGGIKCKGTVYPGFTPRPTMCELPLKPPYAEPVTDKSAMESQLFVFSTLQVEDCDKKYKETALKTFALACKNNLDERALEFMEILNNPQILTLGIKYATKLEKRRLAEKLMNLAQSISDDTDDLADITPISTPNTSALKPPVYRKLKLSSTKIIPKNKVSSKEVSTPVQATENSEILTPNTSVNTTINTQESVFSTEEPKNPFLKSLKKNTKPVTPNPLSLTDAHAGIHFEKENKTKSVETGEKRKLSDSSDSEKTPKEKQRKLDMFKFTKRN; from the exons ATGTCCATGACCCACGAGCCGCTCCGCTATGCCCACGACGAGGGGCACACCGACGTCTGCTACACGGAGGACGGAAA GAAATTCATCACCTGCGGCTCGGACGGCGACATTCGTATTTGGTCCACGGCCGACAATGAGGATCCGGTGCACAATTGCATCGGCGAATGGGCCCTGAGTGTGAGACAGAAGGGGGACAAGCTCTATGTGGCAACGGGCAACAATGACATACAGATACTCACACTGCCTGATGGTGAGCGGGATGGAGTGTTGGATAGGTTTACAGCCCCCATCAATCACATTGCCATTTCTAAAGATGGAAAA CTTATTGCGCTGGCTGCTGAAGAAATGCAagtaaagttaataaatatagcaaATGACAGTAAAGAAGTCTCTACCTTAGATGGTATGGAGGGTCCGTGTTTAAGTGTGGCTATTTCACCAGACTCCAAATACATTGTGGCAAGTTCTGGTGACAAAAAACTAAGAATTTGGAAAACAGAAACACTTAAAGTAGTCAAAGAAATTGACTGTTTCCCTAAAGTAAATAGTTTTGCCAATGCCAAAGTTCTTT gcAGGATTGATTTTGAACCTGTAAAAGGTAATGTCCTGGCTTATCCACTTGAAAACTCAGTTGTATTGATTGACATGAATGATTTCTCTCAAATTACTATGTTGTCTTGTGAAGAAGTATCCTCATTTTATTCATTGGTACAGTATTCACCATGTGGCAAATATATTATGGCAACAAGTGAAGAAGGTGATTTTGTTATGTTCGAAGTTGAAACAGAAGTAGTATCCAACATAAGTAAACATCCCAAATCCATTGCAATAACTGGTTTGATGTGGAATCCTACAG GAAATGGAGAACTGGTTTATACTGATGTGGAGGGCCAATTGGGAATAATTAAAGACTGCATTGAACAAAATAACAGCCATGAAAAAGGAGAGCAAATGGAAGGAGTTGAAAATGGGTTTAGTGAGGATGTTGATTTTGGAGATGTCCAATTTGAGGATGATGATGAGGACAATGAAAATGCTATTTCTGtagaaaaacttaaaaaggaaataatgGGTGAAACTGAACCAGAACTGGCAAATCTTAATGAAG ATTCTTCATCTGCTCCAACACCAAGACCAAGAACACCAGAGGTTCCACTTCAGCCACCATTCATGCCTTCCTCAACACCAGAACACTTGGATCCCAGATACATGTGTTGGAATAATGTTGGTGTAATTCGAAGTTACGGCCTGAACGCGGACGACGAGTCCGCTTCCAAGTCTATTGAAGTGGAATTCCATGATTCCACCTTCCACAACAGTATGATGATGCAGAACTACCAGGAATACACTATGGGGTCAGTCAGCACTAGCGCCCTGGCAGTTGCCAATTCAAG TCAAATAAATGTGATCCCACTAAACGCTAGCACTAAAGAGTGGATGCTCCGAATGGAAGACAATGAAGAGATTGTACTAATAGCGACTTCGGAAAATTTGGTGTGCTTTGGAATGGCCAACTATCTTATAAGGGCTTGTTCCATTTACGGTACTCAACGAGGAGTTATATCAATTCCTGGACCCCTTGTATCCATGGCAGGTTTCAAGAACTTGTTACTTGTAGCCTACCATTGTGGTGGAGTAAGAAAGGATGACCAGTGcatcaacattaaaattatcaaatttgaag GCACATCTGTTGATAGTAGAGATATAGGTTCAGCTCTAGGGCCTGGAGCTACACTCCAGTGGTTGGGATTTTCCGACATGGGTACACCTGCCATGATGGACTCACTGGGTATGCTCAGTATGTTTCCACCTTCATGTAATATATGGATACCATACTGCGACACAACACGACAT CGTAATGCTCTTTCGGATGGATTTTTTGTCACCGCAATCTTTGAGTCTTATCAAGCTGTGGGTGGTATAAAATGTAAAGGTACTGTGTATCCTGGATTCACACCAAGACCTACCATGTGTGAATTACCACTAAAACCACCATATGCTGAACCTGTAACAGATAAAAGTGCTATGGAAAGTCAGTTATTTGTGTTCTCCACCTTACAAGTGGAAGATTGTGATAAAAAGTACAAAGAAACAGCTTTAAAAACATTTGCT CTTGCCTGTAAAAATAATCTGGATGAGAGGGCGTTAGAGTTTATGGAAATTCTGAATAATCCACAAATTCTTACTTTAGGTATAAAATATGCCACCAAACTTGAGAAACGACGTTTGGCCGAAAAACTTATGAATTTAGCACAAAGTATTTCAGACGATACCGACGATTTAGCCGATATAACA cCAATTTCTACACCAAATACAAGTGCATTAAAACCACCAGTGTACAGAAAGCTTAAACTGAGTTCTACTAAAAttatacctaaaaataaagtttcgtCCAAAGAAGTGTCAACTCCTGTACAAGCAACAGAAAATTCA gaaatatTAACACCAAATACTTCAGTTAATACAACTATCAATACTCag GAATCAGTATTCAGCACAGAAGAACCAAAGAACCCATTCCTGAAAAGtctgaaaaaaaatactaaacctGTGACTCCAAATCCCTTGAGTCTGACTGATGCACATGCAGGTATTCATTTTGAAAAGGAGAACAAAACTAAAAGTGttgaa actggagaaaaaagaaaattgtccGACTCATCCGATTCAGAAAAAACACCAAAGGAAAAACAGCGTAAACTAGACATGTTTAAGTTCACTAAACGTAACTAA
- the LOC109604286 gene encoding selenoprotein M-like, with product MGLKLIIPLLGLLFLNVILCDIVKVRLESCPGCSLNRLHDVKKFFYEDVPLYDNVEWKKIGGAPPEAIFLDENEVEVERHLLGRLTRSECNQLLESKGFKKKDSKEL from the exons ATGGGCCTTAAGTTAATCATTCCTTTACTGGGTTTATTGTTCCTCAATGTGATTTTATGTGATATTGTTAAAGTGAGATTAGAG AGTTGCCCTGGCTGCTCCCTGAACAGACTGCATGATGTAAAGAAGTTCTTCTATGAGGATGTACCACTGTATGATAATGTtgaatggaaaaaaattgggGGTGCACCACCAGAAGCAATTTTCCTGGATGAAAATGAAGTGGAAGTTGAACGTCATCTGCTTGGCAGACTAACCCGGAGTGAATGCAATCAGTTGCTAGAAAGTAAAGGttttaaaaagaaagataGTAAAGagctgtaa
- the LOC109606746 gene encoding E3 ubiquitin-protein ligase RNF185: MASSTTEKPRETVGDGGDESEKKEEKNDSMFECNICLDTAKDAVVSLCGHLFCWPCLHQWLETRPNRQVCPVCKSAISKEKVVPLYGRGSKKTGDPRETVPPRPAGQRTEPEPGSSFPGFGYGDNGFHMSFGIGAFPFGFFASSLNFGDARPSAAPPGTQQHSEERLLSSIFLWMAISFIFWLLIA, encoded by the exons ATGGCATCTAGCACTACAGAAAAGCCTCGAGAAACAGTCGGCGATGGTGGCGATGAATCTGAAAAAAAGGAAGAGAAAAATGATTCAATGTTTGAGTGCAACATTTGCCTGGACACTGCCAAAGATGCGGTTGTCAGTCTCTGCGGCCACTTGTTCTG TTGGCCGTGCCTCCATCAGTGGTTAGAGACCAGACCGAATCGCCAGGTGTGTCCGGTGTGTAAGTCGGCTATCAGCAAAGAAAAAGTGGTACCACTGTACGGCAGAGGCAGTAAGAAAACGGGCGACCCTCGTGAAACTGTCCCGCCTAGACCGGCCGGACAAAGAACCGAACCAGAACCCGGGTCCAGCTTCCCCG GATTCGGCTACGGCGACAACGGTTTCCACATGTCGTTCGGCATAGGGGCGTTCCCATTCGGTTTCTTCGCCTCGTCGCTCAACTTCGGAGACGCTCGTCCGAGCGCGGCACCGCCCGGCACCCAGCAGCACAGCGAGGAACGTCTACTATCCAGCATCTTCCTCTGGATGGCGATCTCGTTCATTTTCTGGCTGCTGATTGCATAG
- the LOC109604285 gene encoding shootin-1: MSRMILCDGSLTIICALYKELEYEREKSKMMQRELEVIQKFNGKLLSVSGKIKKQLEDSKQLEENQKNEIFELRSESEKNKNDINVMLAYSAALSLTLKIQIGKEIMLLAETRELKKTLEEEINKHEKELKSLQKKFEAQENYHIKILEERLKIIEFRLEGVINQVERAEGTIKFSHSLLVSATSTSLPPPPPPPLPTLTLPMPIRIIKSSALSEQNQAGTSSVQSKDSSKMAKKGLKATVNDDVINAIKQGNFTLKKTKNKEEDKENERPRTSEFLSVRCKLKQTPNKRQSQLFGDALL; encoded by the exons atgtcaagaaTGATTCTATGCGATGGATCTCTTACCATTATTTGCGCATTATATAAA GAACTGGAATATGAAAGGGAGAAGTCTAAAATGATGCAACGAGAGTTGGAGGTAATCCAGAAATTTAATGGCAAACTGCTAAGCGTTTCAGGAAAGATAAAGAAACAGCTGGAGGATTCCAAACAACTggaagaaaatcaaaaaaatgaaatttttgagcTTAG AAGTGAATCAGAAAAGAACAAAAATGACATAAACGTAATGCTTGCTTACAGTGCGGCACTTTCACTAACTTTGAAAATCCAAATCGGAAAAGAGATTATGCTTTTGGCAGAAACCAGAGAGCTTAAGAAGACATTGGAGGaggaaataaacaaacatgaaAAAGAACTGAAatctttacaaaaaaaatttgaagcacaagaaaattatcatattaaaattttagaagaaaGGTTAAAAATCATCGAATTTAGATTGGAGGGGGTTATTAATCAAGTTGAGAGGGCAGAAGGAACAATAAAATTCTCGCATTCACTTCTAGTTTCTGCTACATCTACTTCACTCCCTCCTCCACCTCCTCCACCACTGCCAACACTAACCCTTCCCATGccaataagaataataaaaagctCTGCACTTAGCGAACAAAATCAGGCGGGCACAAGTAGTGTGCAAAGTAAGGACTCATCAAAAATGGCAAAGAAAGGATTGAAGGCGACCGTAAACGATGACGTCATTAATGCCATTAAGCAGGGAAATTTTACTCTGAAGAAGACGAAAAATAAGGAGGAAGATAAAGAGAACGAACGCCCTAGAACGTCAGAATTTTTAAGTGTTCGGTGCAAATTGAAGCAGACACCGAATAAGAGACAAAGCCAATTGTTTGGTGATGCTCTCTTGTAA
- the LOC109604278 gene encoding shootin-1: protein MFLNDREQRQKMSNISTSRISPSTKLNGVSNIPKRSLVRQTSTPAFQSKIPVNNPEAHKWRNKFEDCDLKRKTLLSEKEKLLRNFNDVNKKYLDLQVKHECLETELFEKNEEHTKLTMASKNLYKEYEILKNQYETETSAMTRALKDASHWYKENKELKRRTILCDEDTVDEGVDSGESTSDSDIENLNKTIKQLSTEVAELQTEVDSLKESEFQAIEQNSKLSEELECEKQKTKTLQQELEEMKKNNEQLLRVSEMMKKELQELKELDEQQRNEVLELRRESENYKRERNVLAHQSTLLLQGLKEENGSEMMLLEEVEELKRTLEEERNKHEEELNALQEKLETQDNSHTEILEERLKIVESELEEAVTRAEKAEETIKLLKAPPLPPPPPPPPVVPSEPPVVPIRVKRRSRINLQDLADTIGVHDKDKDKENAADAKKGSPPGVNEDIINAIKLGNFTLKKAKNKEGKKEKESTKAVSEILNILGSLRRAPKKRQSQMFGDVQL, encoded by the exons AATGATAGAGAACAACGACAAAAAATGAGCAACATATCGACCAGTCGAATCTCACCGTCCACCAAACTAAATGGAGTGTCCAACATTCCAAAAAGGTCGTTGGTGCGACAGACATCCACTCCAGCTTTCCAGTCAAAGATCCCAGTCAACAATCCAGAAGCTCACAAGTGGAGGAACAAATTCGAGGATTGTGACTTAAAGAGAAAAACACTTTTATCCGAAAAAGAAAAAC TTTTGAGGAATTTTAACGACGTGAACAAGAAGTACCTGGACCTGCAAGTCAAACATGAATGTCTTGAAACTGAACTGTTCGAGAAAAATGAAGAACACACCAAACTCACGATGGCCTCCAAAAATTTgtacaaagaatatgaaatattgaagaatCAGTACGAGACGGAAACGAGTGCAATGACAag GGCCTTAAAAGATGCCTCGCATTGGTACAAAGAAAACAAAGAGCTTAAAAGAAGAACTATACTTTGTGACGAAGATACCGTGGATGAAGGTGTGGACTCTGGAGAGTCGACATCTGATTCGGATATTGAAAATCTTAACAAAACCATCAAACAACTCAGCACCGAAGTTGCCGAACTACAAACAGAAGTTGATTCTCTGAAGGAAAGCGAATTCCAGGCAATCGAGCAAAATTCCAAATTGTCAGAA GAATTGGAATGTGAAAAGCAAAAGACCAAAACGTTGCAACAAGAGCTTgaagaaatgaagaaaaataacGAGCAACTACTAAGAGTTTCGGAGATGATGAAGAAAGAACTCCAAGAACTCAAGGAACTTGACGAACAACAAAGAAACGAAGTCTTGGAGCTAAG ACGCGAATCGGAAAATTACAAACGTGAAAGAAACGTATTAGCCCATCAAAGCACGTTACTTTTGCAAGGTCTAAAAGAGGAAAACGGTTCCGAAATGATGCTGCTGGAAGAAGTCGAAGAGCTTAAACGGACTTTGGAGGAGGAAAGGAACAAACATGAAGAAGAACTAAATGCATTGCAAGAAAAATTGGAGACCCAAGACAACTCCCATACTGAAATCTTGGAGGAAAGGTTGAAAATCGTCGAATCTGAACTGGAGGAGGCTGTTACACGAGCTGAAAAGGCGGAAGAAACCATTAAACTTTTGAAGGCACCTCCACTTCCTCCTCCACCTCCACCACCGCCGGTCGTTCCGTCCGAACCACCGGTTGTCCCAATAAGAGTTAAAAGAAGATCCAGGATTAACTTACAGGATCTGGCGGATACTATTGGCGTACATGACAAGGACAAAGACAAAGAAAATGCTGCTGATGCAAAGAAAGGTTCACCACCGGGCGTAAACGAGGATATTATCAACGCCATCAAGCTGGGCAACTTTACTTTGAAGAAAGCGAAAAATAAAGAAGGGAAGAAAGAAAAGGAGAGCACTAAAGCGGTGtcggaaattttaaatattctgggCAGTCTAAGGCGGGCACCGAAAAAAAGGCAGAGCCAGATGTTTGGCGATGTTCAGTTGTAA
- the LOC109604283 gene encoding mitochondrial enolase superfamily member 1-like: MSTIENLKIVSLDVRDLRFPTSLHSDGSDAMHTDPDYSCAYVTIKIGSGLEGNGLTFTLGRGTDVVVQAVKSLKPLIVGQVVSDIYKDFATFWRSLTSESQLRWIGPEKGVTHLATAAIINALWDLWGKLLKKPVWQLLSDLEPEQLVACIDFRYLSNVITKEEALEMLRKGRVGKEERMNKLLEKGYPCYTTQAGWLGYPDEKIIQLAQKYLDMGFTAFKLKVGKNLKEDINRLRLVRNVIGWENTLMVDANQVWEVQEAIEWMKHLAEFKPLWIEEPTSPDDVLGHAQISHALKPLGIGVATGEMCCNRVLFKQFLQADALQYCQIDSARIGGVNEILSVYLMAKKLGVKVCPHAGGVGLCEMVQHLQMWDYVALSGTSEGKWVEYVDQQHEHFVYPAIVENAHYRAPRDPGYSTTFKPDAIEGFEYPNGSQWQEMFAKGLFHDPRKDHQ, encoded by the exons ATGTCCactattgaaaatttgaaaatcgtGTCCCTGGATGTCAGGGATCTTCGATTCCCTACTTCCTTGCATTCAGATGGTTCCGATGCGATG CACACTGATCCAGACTATTCATGTGCCTACGTTACCATAAAAATTGGATCTGGTCTGGAAGGAAACGGCTTGACTTTTACCCTTGGAAGAGGCACCGATGTTGTGGTGCAAGCTGTCAAATCCCTGAAACCCCTGATAGTTGGACAAGTTGTCAGCGACATTTACAAGGACTTCGCCACCTTCTGGAGATCACTGACCAGTGAGAGTCAACTCAGATGG attGGTCCCGAGAAAGGCGTAACACACTTGGCCACCGCCGCCATTATCAATGCTCTATGGGATTTATGGGgcaaattgttgaaaaaaccAGTTTGGCAATTACTATCCGATTTAGAACCGGAGCAATTAGTGGCATGCATCGACTTCAGGTACTTGTCTAACGTCATCACCAAAGAAGAAGCATTAGAAATGTTGAGAAAAGGAAGAGTTGGCAAAGAAGAGAGAATGAATAAACTTTTGGAAAAGGGCTACCCTTGCTACACCACACAAGCGGGTTGGTTGGGTTATCCGGATGAGAAAATCATACAATTGgctcaaaaatatttagatatggGTTTTACTGCCTTCAAATTGAAAGtgggaaaaaatttaaaagaggaCATCAACAGGCTGAGACTTGTCAGGAACGTAATTGGATGGGAAAACACTCTG ATGGTGGATGCAAATCAAGTGTGGGAGGTCCAAGAAGCTATAGAATGGATGAAACACTTAGCAGAATTCAAGCCCCTTTGGATTGAAGAGCCCACGTCACCTGATGACGTATTGGGTCACGCACAAATTTCCCATGCCCTTAAGCCTTTGGGTATTGGTGTTGCTACCGGTGAAATGTGCTGCAACAGAGTATTATTCAAGCAGTTCCTGCAGGCTGATGCCTTACAGTATTGTCAGATCGATTCAGCAAGAATCGGTGGAGTAAATGAGATTTTAAGCGTATATTTGATGGCTAAAAAGTTAGGAG TAAAAGTATGCCCTCATGCTGGTGGTGTGGGATTATGTGAAATGGTTCAGCATCTGCAAATGTGGGATTACGTAGCTTTATCTGGTACTTCTGAGGGAAAATGGGTGGAATATGTTGATCAGCAACACGAGCATTTCGTTTACCCTGCTATTGTTGAAAATGCTCATTACAGAGCACCAAGA GACCCTGGATACAGCACAACATTTAAACCTGATGCAATTGAAGGTTTTGAATATCCAAACGGATCTCAATGGCAAGAAATGTTTGCGAAAGGACTTTTCCACGACCCCAGAAAAGATCATCAATAA
- the LOC109604279 gene encoding fungal protease inhibitor-1, translated as MEKSLLILLLVCATITLVNSLVCPKDPCKFVKCEDHGVCDGPNQELRNGGFCNCCKLCITLLDEGDPCFISPIREVVQTKLCKEGLECYQRKCIKRDEYINILRNKHLPN; from the exons ATGGAAAAATCTCTATTGATATTGTTGCTGGTGTGTGCCACAATTACGCTAGTAAATTCTCTTGTTTGTCCCAAAGACCCTTGCAAATTCGTGAAATGCGAGGACCACGGAGTTTGCGATGGTCCGAATCAGGAACTGCGAAATGGGGGATTTTGCAACTGCTGCAAATTATGTATTACTTTGTTGG ATGAAGGAGATCCTTGTTTCATTTCTCCAATTCGGGAAGTGGTCCAGACCAAACTCTGTAAGGAGGGTTTGGAATGTTACCAAAGAAAATGTATCAAACGTGACGAgtacattaacattttaaggaACAAGCATCTtcccaattaa